A stretch of Numenius arquata chromosome 11, bNumArq3.hap1.1, whole genome shotgun sequence DNA encodes these proteins:
- the SLC24A5 gene encoding sodium/potassium/calcium exchanger 5 isoform X2 has protein sequence MRAGAGRRAAARRLLVLALLAGARFSENRTGCVLSSSSEFPEGFFTPQERKDGGIVIYFIIILYMFLAVSIVCDDYFLPSLEIISECLGLSQDVAGATFMAAGSSAPELVTAFLGVFVTKGDIGISTILGSAIYNLLGISAACGLLSSVVSRLSCWPLFRDCLAYTISVAAVLAMISDNRVYWYESASLLLIYGCYILVLCFDIKINQYLMKKFSPCCTCFTRAMEENAEQQPLVGWQEESGPLIRKQSRTDSGIFQDKLDYSQLSTSLHGLDEISEDHPSVFTMPEADMKRILWVLSLPIITLLYLTIPDCRRQFWRNWFMVTFFISAAWISAITYVLVWMITIAGETLGIPESVMGLTLLAAGTSVPDTVASVLVARKGNGDMAMSNILGSNVFDMLCLGIPWFIKTAFINTSGPIEVNSSGLTYTAISLICSVVFIFLAVHLNGWKIDKKLGATCLVLYLVFTVLSILYELGIIGNNPTRVCGN, from the exons atgcgggcgggagcggggcggcgggcggcggcgcggcggttGCTGGTGCTGGCGCTGCTGGCGG GTGCTCGATTTTCAGAAAACAGGACAGGTTGTGTCCTTTCTTCTTCATCGGAGTTTCCTGAAGGATTTTTTACACCGCAGGAGAGAAAGGATGGAGGAATCGTTATCTATTTCATAATTATACTTTACATGTTTCTGGCCGTGTCCATTGTGTGCGATGATTACTTCCTACCTTCTCTAGAGATCATCAGTGAAT GCCTTGGCCTCTCTCAGGATGTTGCTGGAGCAACTTTTATGGCTGCTGGAAGCTCTGCTCCAGAGCTTGTCACTGCTTTTCTAG GAGTCTTCGTGACAAAGGGAGATATCGGCATCAGCACCATCCTTGGATCAGCAATCTATAATCTTCTTGGTATTTCTGCAGCTTGTGGGCTGTTATCCAGCGTG GTTTCGAGGCTATCCTGTTGGCCGCTGTTTAGAGACTGTCTGGCATATACAATTAGTGTAGCGGCGGTCCTTGCGATGATATCTGACAACAGAGTTTACTG GTATGAAAGTGCATCCTTATTATTGATATACGGGTGTTATATTCTAGTACTATGTTTTGACATTAAAATCAACCAATACCTCATGAAAAAGTTCAGTCCCTGCTGTACATGTTTTACAAGAGCTATGGAAGAAAATGCTGAGCAGCAGCCACTGGTTGGATGGCAGGAAGAGAGCGGACCTCTAATTCGCAAACAGTCAAGAACAGATAGCGGAATTTTTCAAGACAAGCTGGACTACTCTCAACTTTCAACAAGCTTGCATGGGCTTGATGAAATCTCTGAAG ATCATCCAAGTGTCTTCACCATGCCTGAAGCAGATATGAAGAGAATTTTGTGGGTGTTATCCCTTCCTATTATTACACTACTCTATTTGACTATACCAGATTGCAGAAGACAGTTTTGGAGGAACTGGTTCATggtgacatttttcatttcagcagcatGGATTTCTGCAATAACTTACGTTCTTGTATGGATGATAACAATCGCAG GTGAAACACTGGGAATTCCAGAGTCAGTAATGGGTCTCACATTACTAGCAGCAGGAACAAGTGTACCAGATACAGTTGCAAGTGTGCTGGTGGCTCGAAAAG GAAATGGAGATATGGCTATGTCTAACATTTTAGGATCCAACGTATTTGATATGCTCTGTTTGGGAATACCCTGGTTTATAAAAACTGCCTTCATAAATACATCAGGACCCATAGAAGTGAACAGCAGTGGTTTGACATACACAGCCATTTCTCTTATCtgttctgttgtttttatttttctagcagtTCACCTGAATGGTTGGAAAATAGATAAAAAATTGGGAGCAACTTGTCTTGTACTGTACTTAGTATTTACTGTATTATCAATTTTATATGAACTCGGCATCATAGGGAACAATCCTACAAGGGTCTGTGGTAACTAG
- the SLC24A5 gene encoding sodium/potassium/calcium exchanger 5 isoform X1, whose translation MRAGAGRRAAARRLLVLALLAAWQPPPRGARAQRLAPDAENRTGCVLSSSSEFPEGFFTPQERKDGGIVIYFIIILYMFLAVSIVCDDYFLPSLEIISECLGLSQDVAGATFMAAGSSAPELVTAFLGVFVTKGDIGISTILGSAIYNLLGISAACGLLSSVVSRLSCWPLFRDCLAYTISVAAVLAMISDNRVYWYESASLLLIYGCYILVLCFDIKINQYLMKKFSPCCTCFTRAMEENAEQQPLVGWQEESGPLIRKQSRTDSGIFQDKLDYSQLSTSLHGLDEISEDHPSVFTMPEADMKRILWVLSLPIITLLYLTIPDCRRQFWRNWFMVTFFISAAWISAITYVLVWMITIAGETLGIPESVMGLTLLAAGTSVPDTVASVLVARKGNGDMAMSNILGSNVFDMLCLGIPWFIKTAFINTSGPIEVNSSGLTYTAISLICSVVFIFLAVHLNGWKIDKKLGATCLVLYLVFTVLSILYELGIIGNNPTRVCGN comes from the exons atgcgggcgggagcggggcggcgggcggcggcgcggcggttGCTGGTGCTGGCGCTGCTGGCGGCCtggcagccgccgccgcggggagcgCGGGCCCAGCGCCTCGCCCCAGATGCAG AAAACAGGACAGGTTGTGTCCTTTCTTCTTCATCGGAGTTTCCTGAAGGATTTTTTACACCGCAGGAGAGAAAGGATGGAGGAATCGTTATCTATTTCATAATTATACTTTACATGTTTCTGGCCGTGTCCATTGTGTGCGATGATTACTTCCTACCTTCTCTAGAGATCATCAGTGAAT GCCTTGGCCTCTCTCAGGATGTTGCTGGAGCAACTTTTATGGCTGCTGGAAGCTCTGCTCCAGAGCTTGTCACTGCTTTTCTAG GAGTCTTCGTGACAAAGGGAGATATCGGCATCAGCACCATCCTTGGATCAGCAATCTATAATCTTCTTGGTATTTCTGCAGCTTGTGGGCTGTTATCCAGCGTG GTTTCGAGGCTATCCTGTTGGCCGCTGTTTAGAGACTGTCTGGCATATACAATTAGTGTAGCGGCGGTCCTTGCGATGATATCTGACAACAGAGTTTACTG GTATGAAAGTGCATCCTTATTATTGATATACGGGTGTTATATTCTAGTACTATGTTTTGACATTAAAATCAACCAATACCTCATGAAAAAGTTCAGTCCCTGCTGTACATGTTTTACAAGAGCTATGGAAGAAAATGCTGAGCAGCAGCCACTGGTTGGATGGCAGGAAGAGAGCGGACCTCTAATTCGCAAACAGTCAAGAACAGATAGCGGAATTTTTCAAGACAAGCTGGACTACTCTCAACTTTCAACAAGCTTGCATGGGCTTGATGAAATCTCTGAAG ATCATCCAAGTGTCTTCACCATGCCTGAAGCAGATATGAAGAGAATTTTGTGGGTGTTATCCCTTCCTATTATTACACTACTCTATTTGACTATACCAGATTGCAGAAGACAGTTTTGGAGGAACTGGTTCATggtgacatttttcatttcagcagcatGGATTTCTGCAATAACTTACGTTCTTGTATGGATGATAACAATCGCAG GTGAAACACTGGGAATTCCAGAGTCAGTAATGGGTCTCACATTACTAGCAGCAGGAACAAGTGTACCAGATACAGTTGCAAGTGTGCTGGTGGCTCGAAAAG GAAATGGAGATATGGCTATGTCTAACATTTTAGGATCCAACGTATTTGATATGCTCTGTTTGGGAATACCCTGGTTTATAAAAACTGCCTTCATAAATACATCAGGACCCATAGAAGTGAACAGCAGTGGTTTGACATACACAGCCATTTCTCTTATCtgttctgttgtttttatttttctagcagtTCACCTGAATGGTTGGAAAATAGATAAAAAATTGGGAGCAACTTGTCTTGTACTGTACTTAGTATTTACTGTATTATCAATTTTATATGAACTCGGCATCATAGGGAACAATCCTACAAGGGTCTGTGGTAACTAG